The following are encoded in a window of Rubellicoccus peritrichatus genomic DNA:
- a CDS encoding LamG-like jellyroll fold domain-containing protein: MIRVGSAALGISLMLFSICLQGQVSLPYSTDFEVSEGYLGGSGLATAPWLSTDIQVFVSEDAFSSGGQSVLLAADSSEFLVGSFSGTEQLNPIFVDFYLKPAAGTFDSLPSMASADSSALTSLVDDGGVGFFYVVSGDGNGGGEWQRVPTQFSLIEGVSENWVRFTYRLNYATKTWDLYLDEKLVATDIRFVNDFLTQFSEIRIKGGGLAPVYFDFFYAGSENPIFNDTDRDGISDDYEIANSLDLFQDDRYGDADFDGIPNIQEFLRDLEAGDPDTDNDGMPDGWEVASGADPLTPDDYQLSELPFAEGFENHTQTGITSSGGWRYDGELEPIITIDEVSSGSYAAKITGGDQEPVELYNLFSAEPQQVVWVDFSIRSGVLTTIPELKSKTSAGFYFGEEGILQAFDGSVLPLGAWKTLDHESVETEWQRITVRLNYTTQRWSLYLNGLRVASDFGFANPVPYFSSFGLVEQARSTSYLDDVSISYDEPDGLDDDGDGLANSAEDINRNGLVDLGETDPNLWDTDGDGLSDGYPANLQVWLIAESGVVLDAVNGVESWANQAVSGGDVTQTSASEQPVLVSDALGGKPVVRFDGVDDFLEGDAGFDAGPEDFTMILVHSRVGGHDKASPLSFSTQSGSTGAPLLRYGPEANQFGINAVGVSADGTYVDLGASYEGRFYISSVTRSGGVYGSGSTIKLRSLTDGETHVASGTQTWISDSNTGFSIGKKAFGTTHFFGGDIAEVRIYKGVLGEEELVQIEQNLATTYGLSLDQDVDGLPDDWERTIFGSLDEDAWADPDGDGVNTWREYNLGTHANAFDDFDFISKNPALKLWLNIAQGVDTDASGYVASWFDLSGNGNTATQSDSSRQPLLTAFDSEGQRFVRFDGVDDFLSGSSNFDPGADDFTLIAVTAQRPENGLSATFSYSTTDAAIGSPLLRWNRPEAGDFGINEVGVSTAGAFVSLPEGKRNDLMIVSARRVGGTTGGLNDTLKIRTLGELHTLESESSQAWSSGASESYYVGRKKYSDAGNNDYFAGDVVEILAFDTSLSDTELQEIEEYLGEKYDIELDVDADGLADAIERQYFTDLSESPDGDYDLDGLSNIREINLSMDPTVADELGPVLGESSLVAWFDTAIGLELDDQNKVSAWADQSGLLHVLSQSETVARPDVDTSSESFSSVYFDGTDDFLSGDLGFDPASGDFTVFVVHQRSGGHDKAAIFSFNLDSGITGAPLLRWGPNPNELGINNVGVGPEGAYLDLGSNYQNRFFVTSVSRSGGAVNGQDGLLQIDSEGYLGTFSSQATQSWASGQSSIFALGKKNATSGHFLGGNIAEVIVFNESLSVISRKDIRRYLVQKYNLSSDLDGDGIDNAEEDADLDGTVDTGETDPLNSDTDGDGVVDGLELLFNRDPLIADAQKRPEPDSDGNIEWKVEFEVAEGYVVGDINGQNGWLAGSSATVTNLSAGSGEQSLSISGEHALAFIYAGWFDVPDLWISFQADLLPTSLPETIEPENPTSAVFALNSSRKLVAWNNELNEWHVDTRSIDALEEGWHDYAVNLNYADKTWNLLLDGEVVFWELPFLNPDVPHFARFLIRNLPDTPDEDATFVDTIIISNREPLGLDFDGDGMINDFERQYDFLDEFDGADGEADYDGDGLVNYLEYLHGTLIDSEDSDSDNLSDYFEVYYGLNPLDPSDVSLDSDGDGMPDWWELGNGLQAYVADGSEDTDSDGLINAEEFSWQTNPNSIDTDVDGWTDGFEVAQGYNPNSAESLPLDSDDDGASDDEEVLAGTGSSDAGSFVTSQIAQFSFNDSLIGEGGEAPTGYSGFDYVSGFSGSGILMHGADKLEFQSNASLSRYQGTIAFWYKPVWESGELVTTKIWRSLFEIGNWRSKYTPPYLGIVLHRETRLLGIRQHDGTGGVTGGNINLLYTPIQWESDKWYHLAVTYDETKLKLYIDGLLAFEISRYPFTGIPNPMRFSDVGGVFDEFSTYNYVLGESDILTIYNTDNDADGLPDVWEYNTFGDLTTTDDPSADADNDGLTNQVEAGLRTNGLLADTDGDNLSDFDEANDYGTNPLSGDSDGDGLDDALEVALGSDPLSTDTDADAIDDYMEYFLGTDLLSENVLTNIVSMGGASAREQLGEWYTSAGQIVTREERGKLTYDFFIPESDVYRVEVKGWQNNQSVNSEHSDFTKIKEISLSVDDVLISEFSINQAYGNDEYGRALTMWLEAGEHSLSLLFADIINADPFLVIESINIQKIDGPDEDNDGVKDWVSNLLEGTNYTLPHSLQSHVSPAFVEGKTRFRELLPSLSVGTPAMAPDFCWYSYLPLNSSTDPTPLSVAFENNGLVSDIAVEWIAKNVFDEGEITIQAGDTLRLKMEDSSQLEGDSSILALGNSSVLSSGEVLDVLFDTAGSFDIIGTQGETVSTLTVKVIDYEFGFAAKAAKTRRLRNNVISPLPSELYAQFDEELGGVDDTNHYDVTPIEAWDFPFIARITESGAVASSTMINAFDLTYSNESHLSILEVYSDGSQLVQGVMFEKNLPASIRIELDIFVSGVVFEDGTTVKDVTLDDFDELGRYFYRFIRGANVGASVCHRTKLYDGSTYLGAIGE, encoded by the coding sequence ATGATTCGGGTTGGTTCCGCTGCTCTCGGCATCAGTCTGATGCTGTTTTCCATATGCCTGCAAGGACAGGTTAGTCTTCCGTATTCTACGGACTTCGAGGTTTCCGAGGGCTACTTAGGCGGCAGTGGACTGGCGACTGCTCCTTGGCTTTCTACTGATATTCAGGTTTTCGTCTCTGAGGATGCGTTTAGCTCTGGGGGGCAATCTGTTCTTTTAGCAGCTGATTCTTCAGAATTCCTGGTAGGATCATTTTCAGGGACGGAGCAGCTCAATCCAATATTTGTTGACTTTTACTTAAAACCAGCGGCTGGAACATTCGATTCTCTTCCATCCATGGCGAGTGCTGACTCTTCGGCTTTGACCAGTTTGGTGGATGACGGTGGTGTCGGTTTTTTCTATGTTGTCAGTGGTGATGGCAATGGGGGCGGAGAATGGCAGCGTGTTCCTACACAATTCTCTCTTATTGAGGGAGTTAGCGAAAACTGGGTTCGTTTTACTTATCGCCTTAATTACGCCACTAAGACATGGGATTTGTATTTGGATGAGAAGCTTGTTGCGACGGACATACGCTTTGTTAACGACTTTTTGACCCAATTTTCGGAAATTCGCATCAAGGGTGGAGGACTGGCTCCCGTATATTTTGACTTCTTTTACGCCGGTTCTGAAAATCCAATATTCAATGATACAGATCGAGACGGTATCAGCGATGACTACGAAATTGCAAACTCTCTCGACCTTTTTCAAGACGATCGATATGGCGATGCTGATTTTGATGGTATTCCCAATATTCAGGAGTTTCTTCGTGATTTAGAGGCTGGAGACCCTGACACGGACAATGATGGAATGCCAGATGGTTGGGAGGTGGCGTCAGGAGCGGATCCACTGACTCCCGACGACTATCAACTCAGTGAATTACCTTTTGCTGAAGGATTTGAAAATCACACCCAGACCGGAATTACTTCATCGGGTGGTTGGCGTTATGATGGAGAGCTGGAACCGATAATCACTATTGATGAGGTGAGCTCTGGCAGTTATGCAGCGAAGATCACTGGTGGGGACCAAGAGCCTGTTGAGCTCTACAATCTCTTTAGTGCCGAGCCACAGCAGGTAGTATGGGTCGATTTTTCTATCCGCTCAGGTGTTCTTACAACAATACCCGAGCTCAAATCGAAAACATCCGCTGGCTTTTATTTTGGTGAAGAAGGAATTCTTCAGGCTTTTGATGGATCTGTTTTGCCCTTGGGGGCTTGGAAAACGCTGGATCACGAATCGGTCGAAACCGAGTGGCAGCGTATTACTGTCCGCCTGAATTATACAACGCAGCGTTGGTCGCTTTATCTCAACGGACTCAGAGTTGCGAGTGACTTTGGTTTTGCAAATCCAGTACCTTATTTTTCGTCATTTGGCTTGGTTGAGCAGGCTAGAAGTACTTCGTATCTTGATGATGTAAGCATCAGTTATGATGAGCCTGACGGACTTGATGATGATGGGGATGGGCTTGCGAATTCCGCTGAAGACATAAACAGGAACGGTCTTGTGGATCTGGGAGAGACGGACCCGAATCTTTGGGACACGGATGGAGATGGTTTGTCAGATGGTTATCCAGCTAATTTACAGGTATGGCTGATTGCCGAAAGTGGAGTTGTGCTTGACGCTGTAAATGGTGTTGAGTCCTGGGCGAATCAGGCCGTATCCGGAGGGGATGTCACGCAGACATCCGCATCAGAACAACCCGTTTTGGTCTCAGATGCTCTTGGCGGAAAGCCGGTTGTTCGCTTTGATGGTGTTGATGATTTTCTTGAAGGTGATGCTGGGTTCGATGCCGGGCCTGAAGACTTTACCATGATATTGGTTCATAGTCGAGTTGGCGGTCATGATAAAGCTTCACCACTCAGTTTTTCCACTCAATCCGGTTCTACCGGCGCGCCCTTGCTCAGATACGGCCCGGAAGCAAATCAGTTTGGTATCAATGCCGTAGGTGTTAGTGCGGACGGAACCTATGTTGATCTTGGTGCCAGTTACGAAGGCAGATTTTACATCTCATCAGTAACACGCTCGGGTGGTGTCTACGGAAGCGGAAGCACTATAAAACTGCGCTCTCTGACTGATGGTGAAACACACGTTGCCTCTGGTACGCAGACTTGGATCAGTGACAGTAACACTGGTTTTTCCATTGGCAAAAAGGCCTTTGGCACAACGCATTTCTTCGGTGGTGATATCGCAGAAGTCCGAATTTATAAAGGAGTGCTGGGCGAGGAAGAATTGGTTCAGATTGAGCAAAACCTGGCTACAACCTATGGTTTGTCTCTTGATCAGGATGTAGATGGTCTTCCGGATGATTGGGAGCGAACCATTTTCGGTTCACTGGATGAGGATGCGTGGGCAGATCCAGATGGGGACGGTGTCAACACCTGGCGTGAATACAATTTAGGAACCCATGCGAATGCCTTTGATGACTTCGACTTTATTTCGAAAAACCCGGCACTCAAACTATGGCTTAATATTGCTCAGGGAGTTGACACTGACGCTTCAGGTTACGTTGCCTCGTGGTTTGATCTTTCTGGAAATGGTAATACTGCAACGCAGTCAGATAGCAGCCGTCAGCCTTTGCTAACGGCCTTTGATTCCGAAGGGCAGCGTTTTGTCCGTTTCGATGGAGTGGATGATTTTCTTTCTGGGAGCAGCAACTTTGATCCCGGAGCCGATGATTTCACTTTGATTGCCGTCACAGCTCAGCGTCCTGAGAACGGTTTATCCGCGACTTTCAGTTACTCGACCACCGATGCAGCAATTGGTTCGCCACTACTGCGTTGGAATCGCCCCGAAGCAGGAGATTTTGGCATTAACGAAGTCGGCGTTAGCACGGCTGGAGCTTTTGTCTCACTTCCTGAAGGAAAACGGAATGATTTGATGATTGTCTCCGCTCGTCGTGTTGGTGGAACAACCGGCGGCCTTAATGACACGCTAAAGATTAGGACCTTGGGAGAGCTTCATACGCTCGAGTCGGAGTCTTCTCAAGCTTGGTCCAGTGGTGCATCTGAATCATACTATGTTGGTCGGAAGAAATACAGCGATGCAGGTAACAACGATTATTTCGCCGGCGATGTCGTTGAGATTCTGGCTTTCGATACCTCACTTTCAGATACTGAGCTTCAGGAGATTGAAGAATATTTAGGAGAAAAATATGACATTGAGCTCGATGTAGATGCTGATGGTTTGGCGGATGCTATAGAGCGTCAGTATTTCACGGATTTGAGCGAAAGCCCTGACGGTGACTATGACCTGGATGGACTAAGCAATATTCGTGAAATCAATCTGAGTATGGACCCGACCGTGGCTGATGAATTAGGCCCTGTGCTCGGGGAATCTTCATTGGTTGCTTGGTTTGATACTGCGATTGGCTTGGAACTGGATGATCAGAACAAGGTTTCAGCATGGGCTGATCAAAGCGGACTTTTGCATGTTCTCAGTCAGAGCGAAACAGTCGCTCGTCCCGATGTGGATACATCCAGTGAATCATTTTCATCCGTCTATTTCGATGGGACCGATGATTTCCTCAGTGGTGATCTCGGCTTTGATCCGGCCTCAGGAGATTTTACCGTCTTCGTTGTTCATCAACGAAGCGGTGGTCACGATAAGGCCGCGATATTCAGTTTTAATTTGGATTCCGGAATTACAGGAGCCCCACTGCTTCGCTGGGGACCGAATCCGAATGAGTTGGGTATCAATAATGTGGGTGTCGGACCGGAAGGTGCGTATCTTGACTTAGGCTCTAATTACCAGAACCGCTTTTTCGTTACATCGGTTTCCCGTAGTGGTGGTGCCGTGAATGGACAAGACGGATTGCTTCAAATTGATTCAGAGGGTTACTTAGGGACTTTCTCCAGTCAAGCGACTCAATCTTGGGCCAGTGGTCAGTCATCTATTTTCGCACTTGGCAAAAAGAATGCGACCAGTGGTCATTTTCTCGGTGGTAATATCGCCGAGGTTATTGTCTTTAATGAATCTCTTTCAGTAATATCCAGAAAGGATATTCGCCGTTATCTAGTTCAAAAGTATAACCTTAGCTCTGATTTGGATGGCGATGGCATTGACAATGCTGAGGAAGATGCAGATCTGGACGGTACTGTGGATACGGGTGAAACGGACCCTCTGAATTCCGACACCGATGGAGATGGGGTTGTTGATGGACTTGAATTGCTCTTTAATCGTGATCCGCTCATCGCAGATGCGCAAAAGCGGCCTGAGCCTGACAGTGACGGAAATATTGAGTGGAAGGTAGAATTTGAAGTTGCTGAGGGATACGTTGTTGGCGACATTAATGGGCAGAATGGTTGGTTGGCCGGATCGAGTGCAACGGTTACTAATCTCAGTGCCGGAAGTGGTGAGCAGTCACTTTCAATATCCGGTGAGCATGCCTTAGCTTTTATTTATGCGGGTTGGTTTGATGTTCCGGATTTGTGGATTTCTTTTCAGGCCGATCTTTTACCGACTAGTTTGCCTGAAACCATTGAGCCTGAAAACCCAACTTCGGCTGTGTTTGCCTTAAATTCTTCACGGAAACTGGTTGCATGGAACAATGAGCTTAATGAGTGGCATGTTGATACGCGAAGTATTGATGCCCTTGAAGAAGGTTGGCATGACTATGCTGTTAATCTGAATTATGCTGATAAAACCTGGAATCTCCTCTTGGATGGAGAAGTGGTTTTCTGGGAGTTACCCTTTCTCAATCCTGATGTTCCGCATTTTGCTCGTTTCCTGATCAGGAATCTTCCGGATACTCCTGACGAGGATGCTACATTTGTAGATACTATCATAATCTCGAATCGTGAGCCCTTGGGCTTGGATTTCGATGGAGACGGAATGATCAATGATTTCGAGCGCCAGTACGATTTTCTGGATGAGTTCGATGGGGCGGATGGTGAAGCAGATTATGACGGCGATGGCCTGGTCAATTACCTCGAATATTTACATGGAACATTGATTGATTCTGAAGATAGTGATTCCGATAATCTCAGTGACTATTTCGAGGTTTATTATGGATTGAATCCGCTCGATCCATCCGATGTTTCTTTGGACTCAGATGGCGATGGAATGCCAGACTGGTGGGAGCTAGGCAATGGACTTCAGGCTTACGTTGCAGATGGGTCAGAGGACACTGACTCAGATGGATTGATCAATGCAGAAGAATTTTCCTGGCAAACCAATCCGAATTCGATCGATACCGATGTCGATGGCTGGACGGATGGTTTTGAGGTTGCTCAAGGTTACAATCCTAACTCAGCTGAGTCGTTACCGCTCGATAGTGATGATGATGGCGCAAGTGATGATGAAGAAGTGTTGGCAGGAACCGGTAGCTCGGATGCCGGCAGCTTTGTTACCTCTCAGATTGCTCAATTTTCTTTTAATGATAGTTTGATCGGTGAGGGGGGAGAAGCACCGACGGGTTACTCAGGTTTTGATTATGTTTCTGGATTCTCCGGAAGTGGAATTCTAATGCATGGCGCTGACAAGCTGGAGTTCCAGAGCAATGCGTCGCTTTCACGCTATCAGGGCACCATCGCATTTTGGTATAAGCCTGTCTGGGAAAGTGGTGAACTCGTCACCACTAAAATTTGGCGAAGTCTTTTCGAGATTGGTAACTGGAGGTCAAAATATACGCCTCCTTACCTGGGCATCGTGCTTCATCGTGAAACCAGGCTTTTGGGGATTCGTCAGCATGATGGTACTGGCGGAGTGACCGGAGGAAATATCAATCTGCTTTACACGCCAATTCAGTGGGAATCTGACAAATGGTATCATCTGGCTGTTACCTACGACGAAACCAAATTGAAGCTATATATTGATGGGCTTCTGGCTTTTGAAATATCACGCTATCCTTTCACTGGAATACCCAATCCGATGCGTTTTTCAGATGTTGGTGGTGTTTTTGATGAGTTTAGTACCTATAATTATGTGCTCGGAGAGTCTGACATTCTGACCATCTATAACACGGATAATGATGCCGATGGGCTTCCGGATGTCTGGGAGTATAATACATTTGGAGACCTTACCACAACTGACGACCCCTCAGCGGACGCAGATAATGATGGTTTGACCAACCAAGTCGAAGCTGGCCTTCGCACCAATGGCCTGCTGGCTGATACTGATGGTGATAATCTTTCCGATTTTGACGAAGCGAATGATTACGGAACCAATCCACTTTCGGGAGATTCGGACGGAGATGGTCTTGATGATGCTCTTGAAGTTGCCCTTGGCTCGGATCCGCTTTCTACCGATACGGATGCAGATGCAATCGACGATTACATGGAGTATTTCCTGGGAACAGATCTGCTTAGTGAAAACGTTCTGACCAATATTGTTAGTATGGGGGGAGCATCCGCTCGCGAACAACTGGGCGAATGGTATACCTCAGCCGGTCAGATCGTGACGCGAGAAGAAAGAGGCAAACTGACCTATGATTTCTTTATTCCTGAGTCCGATGTTTATCGTGTTGAGGTCAAGGGCTGGCAGAATAACCAATCGGTGAACTCGGAGCATAGTGATTTTACCAAAATTAAGGAAATCTCACTTTCGGTTGATGACGTTTTAATCTCTGAATTTTCGATCAATCAGGCCTATGGAAATGATGAGTATGGACGTGCCTTGACCATGTGGCTTGAGGCAGGCGAACACAGTCTTTCGCTGTTGTTTGCAGATATTATTAATGCGGACCCGTTTCTGGTTATTGAGTCTATCAATATTCAGAAAATTGACGGTCCTGATGAAGATAATGATGGGGTCAAGGACTGGGTTTCAAATCTGCTCGAAGGAACGAACTACACTCTCCCTCATTCATTGCAGAGTCATGTATCTCCTGCATTTGTTGAAGGAAAGACACGTTTCAGAGAATTGCTACCATCTTTATCTGTCGGAACACCAGCCATGGCGCCGGATTTTTGCTGGTATAGTTACTTGCCTCTAAATTCCAGCACTGATCCAACTCCATTATCCGTTGCTTTCGAAAATAACGGATTAGTTTCCGATATCGCTGTCGAATGGATTGCGAAGAATGTCTTCGATGAAGGCGAGATCACGATTCAGGCTGGTGATACTCTCAGGCTCAAGATGGAGGATAGTTCACAATTGGAAGGAGACAGTTCTATTTTGGCCTTGGGCAACTCGTCCGTCTTGAGTTCAGGAGAAGTATTGGATGTACTATTTGATACGGCAGGGAGCTTTGATATTATTGGAACTCAGGGAGAGACGGTATCGACACTGACTGTAAAGGTCATTGATTATGAGTTTGGGTTTGCAGCCAAGGCTGCCAAAACCAGACGCCTTAGAAATAATGTGATTTCGCCACTGCCTTCGGAACTGTATGCTCAGTTTGATGAAGAGCTTGGAGGTGTTGATGATACCAATCATTATGATGTAACTCCAATTGAGGCCTGGGACTTCCCATTCATTGCCCGCATTACTGAATCGGGAGCTGTTGCTTCAAGCACAATGATCAATGCCTTTGATCTCACTTACAGTAATGAGTCTCACCTTTCGATTCTTGAAGTTTATTCAGATGGGAGTCAGCTCGTTCAGGGAGTCATGTTTGAGAAGAATCTGCCAGCATCGATCAGGATTGAGTTGGATATCTTTGTCTCGGGTGTTGTCTTTGAGGATGGCACAACAGTCAAAGACGTTACACTAGACGACTTTGACGAACTGGGCCGTTACTTTTACCGCTTTATCCGCGGAGCCAATGTGGGAGCATCAGTATGCCACAGAACAAAGCTCTACGATGGTAGCACTTATCTGGGAGCAATCGGTGAGTGA
- a CDS encoding HEAT repeat domain-containing protein, with the protein MKAGKMKVKPHQHKNTVSRLLIFGGPLLAFFVFVLVILFFPQEKNQGPEFDESSEQAQHYEKVIKPTAGEVRSPVLKSEDRAESISLGKFEGDIVARPTIAQVQTFEQKLAAIRALGYTLSPEEIDAVFDLLNTSYRPELGVTAMQWDSLKNEALNQLTKQVEFPEDIYEQLAAVWSNRQLSDPSREYAVQFYVLFLERAIREKSFTEDDLQFISTTLTNSKLQGTALLGLGHLVDDFPGLLESVELNQAAREVISGRTSPRVRSAAIQTLIRIGDASELTQIADIAVNSRDTVERLSAIAALGELGGDNEIQTIIQIQNSDAPLFANAAQVARNKIFSRLDANQAF; encoded by the coding sequence ATGAAGGCAGGAAAGATGAAAGTGAAGCCGCACCAACATAAAAACACCGTCAGTAGGCTCCTTATTTTTGGAGGGCCCTTGTTGGCGTTCTTTGTGTTTGTTTTGGTAATCTTGTTTTTCCCTCAAGAAAAGAATCAGGGACCGGAATTTGACGAATCGTCTGAGCAAGCGCAGCACTATGAGAAAGTTATAAAGCCTACCGCTGGCGAAGTACGTAGTCCTGTTTTAAAGAGCGAAGACAGAGCAGAATCCATTTCTCTTGGAAAATTTGAAGGCGACATTGTCGCCCGTCCTACCATCGCTCAGGTTCAAACTTTTGAACAAAAGTTGGCAGCCATCAGGGCACTTGGTTATACATTATCTCCCGAAGAAATTGATGCTGTTTTTGATCTACTGAATACATCTTACCGTCCTGAGTTGGGGGTGACTGCAATGCAGTGGGATTCATTAAAGAATGAAGCTTTGAATCAGCTGACCAAGCAGGTTGAATTCCCGGAAGATATTTATGAGCAGTTAGCTGCAGTTTGGTCCAATCGACAATTAAGTGACCCATCCAGGGAATACGCTGTTCAATTCTATGTTCTTTTTCTTGAGCGAGCTATTCGGGAAAAAAGTTTTACTGAAGATGATCTACAATTTATTTCAACTACGCTGACGAATTCAAAACTTCAGGGGACTGCATTGTTGGGACTTGGGCATCTGGTTGATGATTTTCCGGGACTCCTCGAATCTGTTGAATTGAACCAGGCGGCACGAGAAGTTATATCCGGTCGGACTTCACCCAGAGTACGTTCAGCTGCTATTCAGACTCTAATCCGGATAGGAGATGCGAGTGAGCTAACGCAGATAGCCGATATAGCAGTAAATTCAAGAGACACCGTTGAACGTCTGTCGGCAATCGCCGCATTGGGAGAGCTGGGCGGAGACAATGAAATACAGACAATTATTCAGATTCAGAATTCTGATGCGCCACTATTTGCCAATGCTGCTCAGGTTGCTCGGAATAAGATTTTTTCACGTTTAGATGCCAATCAGGCTTTTTAG